The following are encoded together in the Zingiber officinale cultivar Zhangliang chromosome 8A, Zo_v1.1, whole genome shotgun sequence genome:
- the LOC122011523 gene encoding F-box/kelch-repeat protein SKIP25-like, protein MANTSLSKLAKRPKISAAVNAASAVSASSVEDAEEEEEEEEEEEKPLLPGLPDHLAQICLSRVPAQLLFSVCRSWRRLIYSSSFPPFLSLFALLSDDEGGGNAGADPVGFFAFDPISARWAPLPPPPPHPPLRRLLLRHPSFLARSLPVQSVAAGSHLVVLAATTHRLLPALPRPLVFHTASGRWRLGPPLPAPRRWCAAGTAGGAVYLASGIGGDYNADVARSAERWDPAAVSGSAWERVALLPDGRFSREAIEAVASRGKLCMVNVRGRAAKQGAVYDLLADRWDEMPPGMLAGWNGPAASPAENEDGPIYVVDERSGTLRAYDWGGDRWKTVAESERLKGATQMVAGGGRACLVRGGDRTVVVVDLKSPERMWVVEAPEGKQVLSVHVLPRMCSGDSS, encoded by the coding sequence ATGGCCAATACTTCGCTCTCTAAATTGGCCAAGCGCCCGAAGATATCCGCCGCCGTCAACGCTGCTTCCGCCGTCTCAGCGTCATCGGTGGAGGAcgcggaggaggaggaagaggaggaggaggaggaggagaagccgCTGCTGCCAGGCCTTCCCGATCACCTCGCCCAGATCTGCCTCTCCCGCGTCCCTGCTCAGCTCCTCTTCTCCGTTTGCCGCTCCTGGCGCCGCCTAATCTACTCCTCTTCCTTCCCCCCCTTCCTCTCCCTTTTCGCCCTACTCTCCGACGACGAAGGCGGAGGCAACGCCGGCGCCGATCCTGTGGGATTTTTCGCATTCGACCCCATCTCCGCTCGGTGGGCCCCTCTGCCGCCTCCGCCGCCGCACCCGCCATTGCGGCGGCTACTCCTCCGCCACCCCTCCTTCCTGGCCCGCAGCCTACCCGTCCAGTCCGTCGCGGCCGGGAGCCACCTCGTCGTCCTCGCCGCCACCACCCACCGCCTCCTCCCTGCCCTCCCTCGCCCCCTCGTCTTCCACACTGCCTCCGGCCGCTGGCGCCTCGGCCCTCCCCTCCCTGCACCCCGCCGCTGGTGCGCCGCCGGGACCGCCGGAGGGGCAGTGTACCTCGCCTCCGGGATCGGCGGCGATTACAACGCCGACGTCGCCCGCTCAGCCGAGCGGTGGGACCCGGCGGCCGTCTCCGGCTCCGCGTGGGAGCGCGTGGCGCTGCTCCCAGACGGGCGGTTCTCTCGGGAAGCGATAGAGGCGGTGGCGTCGCGCGGAAAGCTCTGCATGGTCAACGTCCGCGGCCGGGCGGCGAAGCAGGGGGCTGTCTACGACCTCCTGGCGGACCGGTGGGACGAGATGCCCCCGGGGATGCTGGCCGGGTGGAACGGCCCCGCGGCCTCGCCAGCGGAAAACGAGGACGGCCCGATCTACGTGGTAGACGAGCGGAGCGGAACTCTGAGGGCCTACGACTGGGGCGGCGATCGCTGGAAGACGGTGGCGGAGTCGGAGCGGCTGAAGGGAGCGACGCAGATGGTAGCGGGAGGGGGGCGGGCTTGCTTGGTACGCGGCGGGGACCGGACGGTGGTAGTCGTGGACTTGAAGTCACCTGAGCGGATGTGGGTGGTGGAGGCGCCGGAGGGGAAGCAGGTGCTGTCGGTGCACGTGCTACCGAGGATGTGCTCCGGCGATTCGTCGTGA